The Leifsonia sp. 1010 genome has a segment encoding these proteins:
- the nagA gene encoding N-acetylglucosamine-6-phosphate deacetylase: MTGLVIHSARKVDADGLVDDFWLATDGAHITATGSGSGWREAVRGTDDDASSDAGPHVIDAHGHWLTPGFIDLHCHGGGGHPYDDGIDQMRAALATHRAHGTTRSLISHVANPLASLRESLAVVAELTASDPLVLGSHLEGPFLAPERRGAHDARFLRDPEPEAVEELIAAARGTLRTATIAPELPNALEAIGVLIEAGAVVGVGHTTAGYAETARAFEVGARLLTHAFNAMPGIHHRAPGPVLAAIDNAEITLELILDGLHVDPTVGALLFREAPGRVALVTDAMAAAGATDGDYRLGGLNVTVHDGLAVLSGTDTIAGSTLTQDVALRNAVTLAGLDPVTAVTALTRTPAHVLGEGHRLGRLHAGYVADAVLLDHDWRVTAVVADGSPLA, from the coding sequence ATGACCGGCCTCGTCATCCACAGCGCCCGCAAGGTGGATGCGGATGGGCTGGTCGACGACTTCTGGCTCGCCACCGACGGAGCGCACATCACCGCGACCGGCAGCGGATCGGGCTGGCGCGAGGCGGTGCGCGGCACGGATGACGACGCCTCATCGGACGCCGGGCCGCACGTCATCGACGCGCACGGTCACTGGCTGACCCCGGGCTTCATCGACCTGCACTGCCACGGCGGCGGAGGCCACCCCTACGACGACGGCATCGACCAGATGCGTGCAGCGCTCGCGACGCACCGCGCGCACGGCACCACCCGCTCCCTGATCTCGCACGTCGCGAACCCGCTGGCCTCGCTGCGCGAGAGCCTCGCGGTCGTCGCCGAGCTGACCGCGAGCGACCCGCTCGTGCTGGGATCGCACCTGGAGGGCCCGTTCCTCGCGCCGGAGCGACGTGGAGCGCACGACGCCCGCTTCCTCCGCGACCCGGAGCCGGAGGCCGTGGAGGAGCTCATCGCCGCGGCCCGCGGAACCCTCCGGACGGCGACCATCGCGCCCGAGCTGCCCAACGCCCTGGAGGCGATCGGCGTGCTGATCGAGGCCGGTGCGGTCGTCGGCGTCGGCCACACGACCGCCGGGTACGCCGAGACGGCCCGCGCCTTCGAGGTGGGCGCGCGGCTGCTCACGCACGCGTTCAATGCGATGCCGGGCATCCATCACCGGGCGCCCGGTCCGGTCCTGGCCGCGATCGACAACGCCGAGATCACGCTCGAGCTCATCCTGGACGGGCTGCACGTCGACCCGACGGTCGGGGCGCTGCTGTTCCGCGAGGCGCCGGGGCGCGTCGCCCTCGTGACCGACGCGATGGCCGCGGCAGGCGCCACCGACGGCGACTACCGCCTCGGCGGCCTCAACGTCACGGTCCACGACGGACTGGCCGTGCTCTCCGGCACCGACACGATCGCCGGCTCGACGCTGACGCAGGATGTCGCCCTGCGGAATGCCGTCACGCTCGCCGGGCTCGACCCGGTCACCGCCGTCACCGCGCTCACACGGACTCCCGCGCATGTGCTCGGCGAGGGCCACCGCCTCGGACGGCTGCACGCCGGGTACGTCGCCGACGCGGTCCTCCTCGACCACGACTGGCGTGTCACCGCCGTCGTCGCCGACGGCTCCCCCCTCGCCTGA